The nucleotide sequence TGAATTATTAATTCTATCCAATAACCCAACATTCAAAACTTAAAACTCAACACTGCTTTATCTCTTCTTTCTCGATGCCGCCTCTTTCACAAGCTCAAGGGCAATTACATTCCTCTGGATCTGGTTTGCCCCTTCATATATCTGAAGTATTTTTGCATCTCTCATCATCTTTTCAACCGGGTATTCTTTCATGTACCCGTATCCTCCAAAGATCTGAATGGCATCAACAGTTACCTTCATCGCTACGTCACTCGGAAAGACCTTGGCCATAGCCGAAACTTTTGAAAAATCCTTCGGGTTGCTGTCTATATATCGCGCAACAGCATATATAAGGGCGCGGGCAGCTTCGACCTGCATAGCCATGTCGGCAAGCATATGTTGCAAAGCCTGGAACGTGATGATCTTTCTTTCAAATTGTTCCCTCTCTCTGGCATAATGAACCGCTTCATCAAGGGCGCCCTGCGCAACCCCGACGGCCTGTGCGCCGATACCAGGCCTTGTCCTGTCGAATGTCTTCATAGCGAGAATAAAACCCATCCCCTCTCTACCTATAACATTTTCTTTAGGAACTTTGCAATCCTGAAATACAAGCTCTCTTGTCGCAGAAGCCCTTATGCCAAGCTTCTTCTCTTTTTTGCCGAAGGAAAAACCTTCCATACCCTTCTCAAGAATAAAACCTGTTGCACCCCTGCCGCCCTTGCTTCTGTCGGTCATTGCAATAACACTGTATATTTCAGCTTCACCGCCGTTTGTTATCCATTGTTTTGTCCCATTCAGGATGTATTCATCCCCTACTTTTTTCGCCTCAGTTCTGATTCCCTGGGCATCACTCCCTGCATTAGCTTCTGTCAGGGCAAAGGCGCCGAGCCTATTACCGCTTGATATTT is from Pseudomonadota bacterium and encodes:
- a CDS encoding acyl-CoA dehydrogenase family protein; its protein translation is MDYFLTEDQRQIQALARRITEDKIIPVRAELDEKEEFPWTVMKACAETGLFGVNIPEEYGGTGGGVFENCIVVEELSKGCLGISVSYAASLLGAYPILLGGSEAQKKKYLPEISSGNRLGAFALTEANAGSDAQGIRTEAKKVGDEYILNGTKQWITNGGEAEIYSVIAMTDRSKGGRGATGFILEKGMEGFSFGKKEKKLGIRASATRELVFQDCKVPKENVIGREGMGFILAMKTFDRTRPGIGAQAVGVAQGALDEAVHYAREREQFERKIITFQALQHMLADMAMQVEAARALIYAVARYIDSNPKDFSKVSAMAKVFPSDVAMKVTVDAIQIFGGYGYMKEYPVEKMMRDAKILQIYEGANQIQRNVIALELVKEAASRKKR